A genomic stretch from Bos javanicus breed banteng chromosome 29, ARS-OSU_banteng_1.0, whole genome shotgun sequence includes:
- the MAP4K2 gene encoding mitogen-activated protein kinase kinase kinase kinase 2 isoform X1, with product MALLQNVSLQDPRDRFELLQRVGAGTYGDVYKARDTVTSELAAVKIVKLDPGDDISSLQQEITILRECRHPNVVAYIGSYLRNDRLWICMEFCGGGSLQEIYHATGPLEERQIAYVCREALKGLHHLHSQGKIHRDIKGANLLLTLQGDVKLADFGVSGELTASVAKRRSFIGTPYWMAPEVAAVERKGGYNELCDVWALGITAIELGELQPPLFHLHPMRALMLMSKSSFQPPKLRDKTRWTQNFHHFLKLALTKNPKKRPTAERLLQHPFTTQHLPRALLTQLLDKANDPHLGTPSPEDCDLETYDIFPDTIHSRGQHGPAERTPSEIQFHQVKFGAPRRKETDPLNEPWEEEWTLLGKEELSGSLLQSVQEALEERSLTIRPASELQELDSPDDTIGTIKRAPFLGSSPTEPPAEDLHPSLPGTLPLPHPGPASPPLLPTAWATMKHREDPERSSCHGLPPTPKVHMGACFSKVFNGCPLRIHAAITWIHPVTRDQFLVVGAEEGIYTLNLHELHEDTLEKLISHRCAWLYCVNNVLLSLSGKSTHIWAHDLPGLFEQRRLQQQVPLSIPTNRLTQRIIPRRFALSNKIPDTKGCLQCRVVRNPHTGSTFLLAALPSSLLLLQWYEPLQKFLLLKNFSSPLPSPAGMLEPLVLDGKELPQVCVGAEGPEGPGCRVLFHVLPLEAGLTPDILIPPEGFPGSAQQVIQVDRDTVLVCFDRCVRIVNLLGEPTATLAPVLTFDFPIETVVCLQDSVLAFWSHGMQGRSLDTNEVTQEITDETRIFRVLGAHRDIILESIPTDKPGAHSNLYILTGHQSSY from the exons ATGGCGCTGCTGCAGAACGTGTCGCTGCAGGATCCACGGGACCGCTTCGAGCTGCTGCAGCGCGTGGGGGCCGGGACCTATGGCGACGTCTACAAG GCCCGCGATACGGTCACGTCCGAACTGGCCGCGGTCAAAATAGTCAAGCTAGACCCAG GGGACGACATCAGCTCCCTTCAGCAGGAAATCACCATCCTGCGTGAGTGCCGCCACCCCAATGTGGTGGCCTACATTGGCAGCTACCTCAG GAATGACCGCTTGTGGATCTGCATGGAGTTCTGCGGAGGGGGGTCCCTGCAGGAGATTTACCACG CCACCGGGCCCCTGGAGGAGCGGCAGATTGCCTATGTCTGTCGAGAGGCACTGAAG GGGCTCCACCACTTGCATTCTCAGGGGAAGATCCACAGAGACATCAAG GGAGCCAACCTTCTCCTCACCCTCCAGGGAGATGTCAAGCTGG CTGACTTCGGGGTGTCAGGCGAGCTGACAGCGTCTGTGGCCAAGAGGAGGTCTTTCATTGGGACTCCATACTG GATGGCCCCAGAGGTGGCCGCCGTGGAGCGCAAAGGTGGCTACAATGAGCTGTGTGACGTCTGGGCCCTGGGCATCACTGCCATCGAGCTGGGCGAGCTGCAGCCGCCTCTCTTCCACCTGCATCCCATGAG GGCCTTGATGCTTATGTCGAAGAGCAGCTTCCAGCCGCCAAAGCTGAGAGACAAGACTCGCTG GACCCAGAATTTCCATCACTTCCTCAAGCTTGCCTTGACCAAGAATCCCAAGAAGAGACCGACAGCGGAGAGGCTTCTgcag CACCCCTTCACGACCCAGCACCTGCCTCGGGCTCTCCTCACACAGCTGTTGGACAAGGCCAATGATCCCCACCTGGGAACCCCCTCTCCAGAAGACTGTGACCTGGAG ACTTATGACATATTTCCGGACACCATTCACTCCCGGGGGCAGCATGGCCCAGCCGAGAGGACCCCTTCGGAGATCCAGT TTCACCAGGTGAAATTCGGCGCCCCACGCAGGAAGGAAACAGACCCACTGAATGAGCCG TGGGAAGAGGAGTGGACGCTGCTGGGGAAGGAGGAGCTGAGTGG GAGCCTGCTGCAGTCAGTCCAGGAGGCCCTGGAGGAAAG GAGCCTGACCATCCGGCCGGCCTCGGAACTCCAG GAGCTGGACTCTCCAGATGACACCATAGGAACCATCAAGAGGGCCCCGTTCTTGGGGTCATCTCCCACTGAGCCTCCAGCCGAGGACCTTCACCCCAGCCTCCCAG GAACCCTACCCCTGCCGCACCCAGGCCCCGCCagccctcccctgctccccaccgCCTGGGCCACCATGAAGCACCGGGAAGATCCTGAG agGTCATCCTGCCACGGGCTCCCCCCGACCCCCAAGGTGCAC ATGGGTGCCTGCTTCTCCAAGGTCTTCAATGGCTGCCCCCTGCGGATCCATGCCGCTATCACCTGGATTCACCCTGTCACCCGGG ACCAGTTCCTGGTGGTGGGAGCCGAGGAGGGCATCTATACCCTCAACCTGCACGAACTGCATGAGGATACACTGGAGAAG CTGATTTCGCACCGCTGCGCCTGGCTCTACTGCGTGAACAACGTGCTCCTGTCCCTCTCAG GGAAATCCACGCACATCTGGGCCCATGACCTCCCAGGCCTGTTTGAACAGCGGCGGCTACAGCAGCAGGTCCCCCTCTCCATCCCCACCAACCGCCTCACCCAGCGCATCATCCCCAG GCGCTTTGCCCTGTCCAACAAGATTCCTGACACCAAAGGCTGCCTGCAGTGTCGTGTGG TGCGGAACCCCCACACGGGCAGCACCTTCCTGCTGGCCGCGCTCCCCTCCAGCCTGCTCCTGCTGCAGTGGTACGAGCCGTTGCAGAAGTTCCTGCTGCTGAAG AACTTCTCCAGCCCCTTGCCCAGCCCAGCAGGGATGCTGGAGCCGCTGGTACTGGACGGGAAGGAGCTCCCGCAGGTGTGTGTGGGGGCCGAGGGCCCTGAGGGGCCCGGCTGCCGCGTCCTGTTCCACGTCCTACCACTGGAGGCTGGCCTGACGCCGGACATCCTCATCCCACCCG AGGGGTTCCCGGGCTCGGCCCAGCAGGTGATCCAGGTGGACAGGGACACAGTCCTGGTCTGCTTTGACC GCTGCGTGAGGATTGTCAACCTGCTGGGCGAGCCCACGGCCACGCTGGCGCCTGTGCTGACCTTTGACTTCCCCATTGAGACTGTGG TGTGCCTGCAGGACAGCGTGCTGGCCTTCTGGAGCCATGGGATGCAGGGCCGCAGCCTGGACACCAATGAG GTGACCCAGGAGATCACAGATGAGACGAGGATCTTCCGAGTGCTCGGCGCCCACAG AGACATCATCCTTGAGAGCATTCCCACCGACAAGCCCGGGGCTCACAGCAACCTCTACATTCTCACAGGCCACCAGAGCAGTTACTGA
- the MEN1 gene encoding menin isoform X2 — MGLKAAQKTLFPLRSIDDVVRLFAAELGREEPDLVLLSLVLGFVEHFLAVNRVIPTNVPELTFQPSPAPDPPGGLTYFPVADLSIIAALYARFTAQIRGAVDLSLYPREGGVSSRELVKKVSDVIWNSLSRSYFKDRAHIQSLFSFITGTKLDSSGVAFAVVGACQALGLRDVHLALSEDHAWVVFGPNGEQTAEVTWHGKGNEDRRGQTVNAGVAERSWLYLKGSYMRCDRKMEVAFMVCAINPSIDLHTDSLELLQLQQKLLWLLYDLGHLERYPMALGNLADLEELEPTPGRPDPLTLYHKGIASAKTYYRDEHIYPYMYLAGYHCRNRNVREALQAWADTATVIQDYNYCREDEEIYKEFFEVANDVIPNLLKEAASLLEAGEERPGEQTQGTQSQGSALQDPECFAHLLRFYDGICKWEEGSPTPVLHVGWATFLVQSLGRFEGQVRQKVRIVSREAEAAEAEEPWGEEAREGRRRGPRRESKPEEPPPPKKPALDKGPGAGQGAVPGPPRKPPGTVPGTARGAEGGSAAPVPAPAASPPPEGPVLTFQSEKMKGMKELLVATKINSSAIKLQLTAQSQVQMKKQKVSTPSDYTLSFLKRQRKGL, encoded by the exons ATGGGGCTGAAGGCTGCCCAGAAAACGCTATTCCCGCTGCGTTCCATCGACGATGTGGTGCGCCTGTTCGCTGCCGAGCTGGGCCGGGAGGAGCCGGACCTGGTGCTCCTATCCTTGGTACTGGGCTTCGTGGAGCATTTCCTAGCTGTCAACCGCGTCATCCCCACCAACGTGCCTGAGCTCACTTTTCAGCCCAGCCCTGCGCCCGACCCTCCTGGCGGCCTCACCTACTTCCCGGTGGCCGACCTGTCCATCATCGCTGCCCTCTATGCCCGCTTCACTGCCCAGATCCGTGGCGCCGTTGACCTGTCTCTCTACCCGCGAGAGGGGGGCGTCTCCAGCCGTGAGCTGGTCAAGAAGGTCTCCGATGTCATCTGGAATAGCCTCAGCCGCTCCTACTTCAAGGATCGTGCCCACATCCAGTCCCTCTTCAGCTTCATCACAG GCACCAAACTGGACAGCTCTGGCGTGGCCTTCGCCGTGGtgggggcctgccaggctctcggTCTCCGGGATGTCCACTTGGCCTTGTCCGAGGACCACGCCTGGGTAGTGTTTGGGCCCAATGGAGAACAAACAGCTGAAGTCACTTGGCATGGCAAGGGCAATGAGGATCGCAGAGGCCAGACAGTCAACGCGGGTGTGGCTGAGCGG AGCTGGCTGTACCTGAAAGGATCATACATGCGCTGTGACCGCAAGATGGAGGTGGCATTTATGGTATGCGCCATCAACCCTTCCATTGACCTGCACACTGACTCCCTGGAGCTACTGCAGCTGCAGCAG AAGCTGCTGTGGCTGCTCTATGACCTGGGACATCTGGAAAG GTACCCAATGGCGCTGGGGAACCTGGCGGATCTGGAGGAGCTGGAGCCCACCCCGGGCCGGCCGGACCCACTCACCCTCTACCACAAG GGCATTGCCTCAGCCAAGACCTACTACCGGGATGAGCACATCTACCCCTACATGTACCTGGCTGGTTACCACTGTCGCAACCGCAATGTGCGCGAAGCTCTGCAGGCCTGGGCCGACACAGCCACTGTCATCCAGGA CTACAACTACTGCCGTGAAGACGAGGAGATCTACAAGGAGTTCTTTGAAGTAGCCAATGACGTCATCCCCAACCTGCTGAAGGAGGCCGCCAGCCTGCTGGAGGCTGGCGAGGAGCGACCCGGGGAGCAGACCCAG GGCACGCAGAGTCAGGGTTCTGCCCTCCAGGACCCAGAGTGCTTCGCCCATCTGCTGCGATTCTATGATGGCATCTGCAAATGGGAAGAGGGCAGCCCCACCCCCGTGCTGCATGTGGGCTGGGCCACCTTCCTTGTGCAGTCCCTAGGCCGTTTTGAGGGACAG GTACGGCAGAAGGTACGCATAGTGAGCCGAGAGGCGGAGGCGGCCGAGGCTGAAGAGCCGTGGGGCGAGGAAGCCCGAGAAGGCCGGCGGCGGGGCCCACGGCGGGAATCCAAGCCCGAGGAGCCGCCGCCGCCTAAGAAGCCGGCGCTGGACAAGGGCCCAGGCGCGGGCCAGGGTGCGGTGCCAGGACCCCCTCGGAAGCCCCCAGGCACAGTCCCCGGGACTGCCCGCGGCGCTGAAGGCGGCAGCGCCGCTCCAGTGCCGGCACCCGCTGCATCACCGCCACCCGAGGGTCCCGTGCTGACATTCCAGAGCGAGAAGATGAAAGGCATGAAGGAGCTGCTTGTGGCCACCAAGATCAATTCGAGCGCCATCAAGCTGCAGCTCACGGCGCAGTCACAAGTGCAGATGAAGAAGCAGAAAGTGTCTACACCGAGTGACTACACGCTTTCCTTCCTCAAGCGGCAGCGCAAGGGTCTCTGA
- the MAP4K2 gene encoding mitogen-activated protein kinase kinase kinase kinase 2 isoform X2, with protein sequence MALLQNVSLQDPRDRFELLQRVGAGTYGDVYKARDTVTSELAAVKIVKLDPGDDISSLQQEITILRECRHPNVVAYIGSYLRNDRLWICMEFCGGGSLQEIYHATGPLEERQIAYVCREALKGLHHLHSQGKIHRDIKGANLLLTLQGDVKLADFGVSGELTASVAKRRSFIGTPYWMAPEVAAVERKGGYNELCDVWALGITAIELGELQPPLFHLHPMRALMLMSKSSFQPPKLRDKTRWTQNFHHFLKLALTKNPKKRPTAERLLQHPFTTQHLPRALLTQLLDKANDPHLGTPSPEDCDLETYDIFPDTIHSRGQHGPAERTPSEIQFHQVKFGAPRRKETDPLNEPWEEEWTLLGKEELSGSLLQSVQEALEERSLTIRPASELQELDSPDDTIGTIKRAPFLGSSPTEPPAEDLHPSLPGTLPLPHPGPASPPLLPTAWATMKHREDPERSSCHGLPPTPKVHMGACFSKVFNGCPLRIHAAITWIHPVTRDQFLVVGAEEGIYTLNLHELHEDTLEKLISHRCAWLYCVNNVLLSLSGKSTHIWAHDLPGLFEQRRLQQQVPLSIPTNRLTQRIIPRRFALSNKIPDTKGCLQCRVVRNPHTGSTFLLAALPSSLLLLQWYEPLQKFLLLKNFSSPLPSPAGMLEPLVLDGKELPQVCVGAEGPEGPGCRVLFHVLPLEAGLTPDILIPPEGFPGSAQQVIQVDRDTVLVCFDRCVRIVNLLGEPTATLAPVLTFDFPIETVVCLQDSVLAFWSHGMQGRSLDTNEVTQEITDETRIFRVLGAHRGSSPPRA encoded by the exons ATGGCGCTGCTGCAGAACGTGTCGCTGCAGGATCCACGGGACCGCTTCGAGCTGCTGCAGCGCGTGGGGGCCGGGACCTATGGCGACGTCTACAAG GCCCGCGATACGGTCACGTCCGAACTGGCCGCGGTCAAAATAGTCAAGCTAGACCCAG GGGACGACATCAGCTCCCTTCAGCAGGAAATCACCATCCTGCGTGAGTGCCGCCACCCCAATGTGGTGGCCTACATTGGCAGCTACCTCAG GAATGACCGCTTGTGGATCTGCATGGAGTTCTGCGGAGGGGGGTCCCTGCAGGAGATTTACCACG CCACCGGGCCCCTGGAGGAGCGGCAGATTGCCTATGTCTGTCGAGAGGCACTGAAG GGGCTCCACCACTTGCATTCTCAGGGGAAGATCCACAGAGACATCAAG GGAGCCAACCTTCTCCTCACCCTCCAGGGAGATGTCAAGCTGG CTGACTTCGGGGTGTCAGGCGAGCTGACAGCGTCTGTGGCCAAGAGGAGGTCTTTCATTGGGACTCCATACTG GATGGCCCCAGAGGTGGCCGCCGTGGAGCGCAAAGGTGGCTACAATGAGCTGTGTGACGTCTGGGCCCTGGGCATCACTGCCATCGAGCTGGGCGAGCTGCAGCCGCCTCTCTTCCACCTGCATCCCATGAG GGCCTTGATGCTTATGTCGAAGAGCAGCTTCCAGCCGCCAAAGCTGAGAGACAAGACTCGCTG GACCCAGAATTTCCATCACTTCCTCAAGCTTGCCTTGACCAAGAATCCCAAGAAGAGACCGACAGCGGAGAGGCTTCTgcag CACCCCTTCACGACCCAGCACCTGCCTCGGGCTCTCCTCACACAGCTGTTGGACAAGGCCAATGATCCCCACCTGGGAACCCCCTCTCCAGAAGACTGTGACCTGGAG ACTTATGACATATTTCCGGACACCATTCACTCCCGGGGGCAGCATGGCCCAGCCGAGAGGACCCCTTCGGAGATCCAGT TTCACCAGGTGAAATTCGGCGCCCCACGCAGGAAGGAAACAGACCCACTGAATGAGCCG TGGGAAGAGGAGTGGACGCTGCTGGGGAAGGAGGAGCTGAGTGG GAGCCTGCTGCAGTCAGTCCAGGAGGCCCTGGAGGAAAG GAGCCTGACCATCCGGCCGGCCTCGGAACTCCAG GAGCTGGACTCTCCAGATGACACCATAGGAACCATCAAGAGGGCCCCGTTCTTGGGGTCATCTCCCACTGAGCCTCCAGCCGAGGACCTTCACCCCAGCCTCCCAG GAACCCTACCCCTGCCGCACCCAGGCCCCGCCagccctcccctgctccccaccgCCTGGGCCACCATGAAGCACCGGGAAGATCCTGAG agGTCATCCTGCCACGGGCTCCCCCCGACCCCCAAGGTGCAC ATGGGTGCCTGCTTCTCCAAGGTCTTCAATGGCTGCCCCCTGCGGATCCATGCCGCTATCACCTGGATTCACCCTGTCACCCGGG ACCAGTTCCTGGTGGTGGGAGCCGAGGAGGGCATCTATACCCTCAACCTGCACGAACTGCATGAGGATACACTGGAGAAG CTGATTTCGCACCGCTGCGCCTGGCTCTACTGCGTGAACAACGTGCTCCTGTCCCTCTCAG GGAAATCCACGCACATCTGGGCCCATGACCTCCCAGGCCTGTTTGAACAGCGGCGGCTACAGCAGCAGGTCCCCCTCTCCATCCCCACCAACCGCCTCACCCAGCGCATCATCCCCAG GCGCTTTGCCCTGTCCAACAAGATTCCTGACACCAAAGGCTGCCTGCAGTGTCGTGTGG TGCGGAACCCCCACACGGGCAGCACCTTCCTGCTGGCCGCGCTCCCCTCCAGCCTGCTCCTGCTGCAGTGGTACGAGCCGTTGCAGAAGTTCCTGCTGCTGAAG AACTTCTCCAGCCCCTTGCCCAGCCCAGCAGGGATGCTGGAGCCGCTGGTACTGGACGGGAAGGAGCTCCCGCAGGTGTGTGTGGGGGCCGAGGGCCCTGAGGGGCCCGGCTGCCGCGTCCTGTTCCACGTCCTACCACTGGAGGCTGGCCTGACGCCGGACATCCTCATCCCACCCG AGGGGTTCCCGGGCTCGGCCCAGCAGGTGATCCAGGTGGACAGGGACACAGTCCTGGTCTGCTTTGACC GCTGCGTGAGGATTGTCAACCTGCTGGGCGAGCCCACGGCCACGCTGGCGCCTGTGCTGACCTTTGACTTCCCCATTGAGACTGTGG TGTGCCTGCAGGACAGCGTGCTGGCCTTCTGGAGCCATGGGATGCAGGGCCGCAGCCTGGACACCAATGAG GTGACCCAGGAGATCACAGATGAGACGAGGATCTTCCGAGTGCTCGGCGCCCACAG
- the MEN1 gene encoding menin isoform X1 translates to MPRAAAMGLKAAQKTLFPLRSIDDVVRLFAAELGREEPDLVLLSLVLGFVEHFLAVNRVIPTNVPELTFQPSPAPDPPGGLTYFPVADLSIIAALYARFTAQIRGAVDLSLYPREGGVSSRELVKKVSDVIWNSLSRSYFKDRAHIQSLFSFITGTKLDSSGVAFAVVGACQALGLRDVHLALSEDHAWVVFGPNGEQTAEVTWHGKGNEDRRGQTVNAGVAERSWLYLKGSYMRCDRKMEVAFMVCAINPSIDLHTDSLELLQLQQKLLWLLYDLGHLERYPMALGNLADLEELEPTPGRPDPLTLYHKGIASAKTYYRDEHIYPYMYLAGYHCRNRNVREALQAWADTATVIQDYNYCREDEEIYKEFFEVANDVIPNLLKEAASLLEAGEERPGEQTQGTQSQGSALQDPECFAHLLRFYDGICKWEEGSPTPVLHVGWATFLVQSLGRFEGQVRQKVRIVSREAEAAEAEEPWGEEAREGRRRGPRRESKPEEPPPPKKPALDKGPGAGQGAVPGPPRKPPGTVPGTARGAEGGSAAPVPAPAASPPPEGPVLTFQSEKMKGMKELLVATKINSSAIKLQLTAQSQVQMKKQKVSTPSDYTLSFLKRQRKGL, encoded by the exons AT GCCGAGGGCCGCCGCCATGGGGCTGAAGGCTGCCCAGAAAACGCTATTCCCGCTGCGTTCCATCGACGATGTGGTGCGCCTGTTCGCTGCCGAGCTGGGCCGGGAGGAGCCGGACCTGGTGCTCCTATCCTTGGTACTGGGCTTCGTGGAGCATTTCCTAGCTGTCAACCGCGTCATCCCCACCAACGTGCCTGAGCTCACTTTTCAGCCCAGCCCTGCGCCCGACCCTCCTGGCGGCCTCACCTACTTCCCGGTGGCCGACCTGTCCATCATCGCTGCCCTCTATGCCCGCTTCACTGCCCAGATCCGTGGCGCCGTTGACCTGTCTCTCTACCCGCGAGAGGGGGGCGTCTCCAGCCGTGAGCTGGTCAAGAAGGTCTCCGATGTCATCTGGAATAGCCTCAGCCGCTCCTACTTCAAGGATCGTGCCCACATCCAGTCCCTCTTCAGCTTCATCACAG GCACCAAACTGGACAGCTCTGGCGTGGCCTTCGCCGTGGtgggggcctgccaggctctcggTCTCCGGGATGTCCACTTGGCCTTGTCCGAGGACCACGCCTGGGTAGTGTTTGGGCCCAATGGAGAACAAACAGCTGAAGTCACTTGGCATGGCAAGGGCAATGAGGATCGCAGAGGCCAGACAGTCAACGCGGGTGTGGCTGAGCGG AGCTGGCTGTACCTGAAAGGATCATACATGCGCTGTGACCGCAAGATGGAGGTGGCATTTATGGTATGCGCCATCAACCCTTCCATTGACCTGCACACTGACTCCCTGGAGCTACTGCAGCTGCAGCAG AAGCTGCTGTGGCTGCTCTATGACCTGGGACATCTGGAAAG GTACCCAATGGCGCTGGGGAACCTGGCGGATCTGGAGGAGCTGGAGCCCACCCCGGGCCGGCCGGACCCACTCACCCTCTACCACAAG GGCATTGCCTCAGCCAAGACCTACTACCGGGATGAGCACATCTACCCCTACATGTACCTGGCTGGTTACCACTGTCGCAACCGCAATGTGCGCGAAGCTCTGCAGGCCTGGGCCGACACAGCCACTGTCATCCAGGA CTACAACTACTGCCGTGAAGACGAGGAGATCTACAAGGAGTTCTTTGAAGTAGCCAATGACGTCATCCCCAACCTGCTGAAGGAGGCCGCCAGCCTGCTGGAGGCTGGCGAGGAGCGACCCGGGGAGCAGACCCAG GGCACGCAGAGTCAGGGTTCTGCCCTCCAGGACCCAGAGTGCTTCGCCCATCTGCTGCGATTCTATGATGGCATCTGCAAATGGGAAGAGGGCAGCCCCACCCCCGTGCTGCATGTGGGCTGGGCCACCTTCCTTGTGCAGTCCCTAGGCCGTTTTGAGGGACAG GTACGGCAGAAGGTACGCATAGTGAGCCGAGAGGCGGAGGCGGCCGAGGCTGAAGAGCCGTGGGGCGAGGAAGCCCGAGAAGGCCGGCGGCGGGGCCCACGGCGGGAATCCAAGCCCGAGGAGCCGCCGCCGCCTAAGAAGCCGGCGCTGGACAAGGGCCCAGGCGCGGGCCAGGGTGCGGTGCCAGGACCCCCTCGGAAGCCCCCAGGCACAGTCCCCGGGACTGCCCGCGGCGCTGAAGGCGGCAGCGCCGCTCCAGTGCCGGCACCCGCTGCATCACCGCCACCCGAGGGTCCCGTGCTGACATTCCAGAGCGAGAAGATGAAAGGCATGAAGGAGCTGCTTGTGGCCACCAAGATCAATTCGAGCGCCATCAAGCTGCAGCTCACGGCGCAGTCACAAGTGCAGATGAAGAAGCAGAAAGTGTCTACACCGAGTGACTACACGCTTTCCTTCCTCAAGCGGCAGCGCAAGGGTCTCTGA